From the Castor canadensis chromosome 9, mCasCan1.hap1v2, whole genome shotgun sequence genome, one window contains:
- the Nipal1 gene encoding magnesium transporter NIPA3, translating into MGRQVRLPPGEPCREGYVLSLVCPNSSQAWCEITNVSQLLASPVLYTNLNSSITNLSISANVENKYSLYVGLALAISSSIFIGSSFILKKKGLLQLANKGVTRAGQGGHSYLKEWLWWAGLLSMGAGEAVNFAAYAFAPATLVTPLGALSVLISAILSSYFLNEHLNIHGKMGCILSILGSTVMVIHAPQEEEVTSLHEMEMKLRDPGFISFAVIVTTFSLVLILIVAPKKGETNILVYISICSLIGAFSVSSVKGLGIAIKELLEWKPVYKNPLVFVLLTVLVLSVTTQINYLNKALDTFNTSLVTPIYYVLFTTMVVTCSAILFQEWYSMKAGDIIGTLSGFFTVISGIFLLHAFKNTDITWKELTSTTKKEVLSPSGNENSYALLENTDCPTSGYDDDVTLFSRTDGQSLYNP; encoded by the exons gCTATGTGCTGTCTCTGGTCTGTCCCAACTCCTCCCAGGCTTGGTGTGAGATCACAAATGTGTCACAGCTGCTGGCTTCTCCTGTCCTCTACACGAACCTGAATTCCAGCATAACCAACTTGAGCATTTCGGCAAATGTAGAAAACAAATACAGTCTTTATGTGGGCTTGGCACTGGCTATAAGTTCCAGTATTTTTATTGGCTCCAGCTTCATACTGAAAAAGAAGGGTCTCCTGCAATTGGCCAACAAGGGTGTGACCAGAGCAG GACAAGGTGGACATTCTTACCTCAAGGAGTGGCTGTGGTGGGCAGGATTGCTGTCAA TGGGAGCAGGAGAAGCCGTAAATTTTGCAGCTTATGCATTTGCACCGGCCACCTTGGTCACCCCACTGGGCGCTCTGAGTGTTCTCATAAG TGCAATATtatcttcctattttttaaatgagcacctgaatattcatggaaaaaTGGGCTGCATATTAAGCATATTGGGGTCAACTGTGATGGTTATCCATGCCCCACAAGAAGAGGAGGTTACTTCTTTacatgaaatggaaatgaaattgaGAGACCCAG gatttatttcctttgctgtgattGTAACTACATTTTCCTTGGTGCTGATTTTGATCGTGGCTCCCAAGAAAGGAGAGACCAATATATTGGTCTACATTTCAATCTGTTCTTTGATTGGAgcattttcagtttcttcagtcAAGGGCCTGGGAATTGCCATTAAAGAACTACTAGAATGGAAGCCAGTTTACAAGAATCCTCTGGTCTTTGTTTTGCTGACAGTACTTGTGCTTTCAGTAACTACACAGATTAACTATCTCAACAAAGCACTGGACACATTTAACACATCTCTTGTGACTCCCATTTATTACGTGCTCTTCACAACCATGGTAGTGACTTGCTCTGCCAtcttattccaggaatggtataGTATGAAAGCTGGAGATATTATAGGGACCCTGAGTGGGTTCTTCACCGTTATCAGTGGCATCTTCCTTCtccatgcatttaaaaatactgacaTTACCTGGAAGGAGCTGACATCCACTACCAAGAAAGAAGTCCTTTCTCCAAGTGGCAATGAGAATAGTTATGCTTTACTAGAGAACACGGATTGTCCAACCTCAGGATATGATGATGATGTTACTTTGTTCAGCAGGACTGATGGTCAAAGCCTTTACAATCCCTGA